A section of the Bacteroidales bacterium genome encodes:
- a CDS encoding exo-alpha-sialidase — MVYRKGTAYVGSIGSIYIRHSGDGGANWSNEEVLFAEQSVDLRNIAGGYVSSGRLFLFYIRYNYQAQPPCLSMNYRYSDDDGQNWSNQQSLTTTLSGFSPYGHIIDAGNGVLYQPWYENNFIGPLPGNLTSCRYRLNLFNSINNGQNFSNLNIYDHTNSIQGGEQFFYTEFSFVNIGGGCFILLVRKDGYDFQEFHQFKSENNCQNWTSQGDTSFEQLSDYPAPPWLSFINYEGIGIVACYYTNRGTRKLNVVYGIAKDLLENGPSAWNI, encoded by the coding sequence ATGGTTTACAGAAAGGGAACAGCGTATGTCGGTAGTATAGGTTCAATTTATATAAGGCACAGCGGAGATGGTGGTGCCAACTGGTCAAATGAGGAAGTTTTATTTGCCGAACAAAGTGTTGATTTAAGAAACATCGCAGGTGGTTATGTAAGTAGCGGCAGATTATTTTTGTTCTATATACGATACAACTATCAAGCACAACCACCATGTTTGTCTATGAATTACAGATATAGTGATGATGACGGACAAAATTGGAGTAATCAACAATCACTTACTACTACTCTTTCTGGTTTTAGTCCCTATGGTCATATTATTGATGCTGGTAATGGAGTCCTTTATCAACCTTGGTATGAGAATAATTTTATTGGTCCATTGCCAGGCAATTTAACTTCATGCCGTTATCGTTTAAACTTGTTTAATTCAATCAATAACGGGCAAAATTTCTCTAATTTAAATATCTATGATCATACTAACTCAATACAAGGAGGAGAACAATTCTTTTATACAGAATTTTCATTTGTAAACATTGGAGGTGGTTGTTTCATATTATTAGTACGAAAAGATGGTTATGATTTTCAGGAGTTTCATCAATTTAAAAGTGAAAATAATTGTCAAAACTGGACTTCTCAGGGAGACACAAGCTTCGAACAATTAAGCGATTATCCTGCACCACCATGGCTATCATTTATTAACTATGAAGGAATTGGAATTGTTGCATGTTATTATACTAACAGAGGAACTCGAAAATTGAATGTAGTTTATGGAATAGCAAAAGATTTATTGGAAAATGGACCAAGCGCTTGGAATATAA